From a single Struthio camelus isolate bStrCam1 chromosome 31, bStrCam1.hap1, whole genome shotgun sequence genomic region:
- the NDUFB7 gene encoding NADH dehydrogenase [ubiquinone] 1 beta subcomplex subunit 7, whose translation MGAHLARRYLGEAEAEPDPLRMPSFPPALGLPQRRERASVATAEQLAAARLPLEQRDYCAHRLVALLRCQRDAFPRVPRCRPQRHAWDACQHRDYVMRMKEFERERRLLQRRKRLLEQQAAAE comes from the exons atgggcgCGCACCTGGCGCGGCGCTACCTGGGCGAGGCCGAGGCGGAGCCGGACCCTCTGCGCATGCCCAGCTTCCCCCCCGCCCTGgggctgccgcagcgccgcgaGCGCG CCTCGGTGGCCACGGCGGAGCAGCTGgcggcggcccggctgccgcTGGAGCAGCGCGACTACTGCGCCCACCGGCTGGTGGCCCTGCTGCGCTGCCAGCGCGACGCCTTCCCCCGggtgccccgctgccggccccagCGGCACGCCTGGGACGCCTGCCAGCACCGCGA CTACGTGATGCGCATGAAGGAGTTCGAGCGGGAGCGGCGGCTGCTGCAGCGGCGCAAGCGGCTCCTGGAGCAACAGGCGGCCGCCGAGTGA